The Zingiber officinale cultivar Zhangliang chromosome 9A, Zo_v1.1, whole genome shotgun sequence genome window below encodes:
- the LOC122021040 gene encoding uncharacterized protein LOC122021040 isoform X1 yields the protein MSLAIAERKAQQRQPGGFVGVFFHLLEWNRRLAKRKLFSRRKLLPPVRAVKAAKAFAADEKMPLAKLLLIDDENHYQGDFPSTKKLDDLGRGMRAPGLVARLMGLESMPVVAHERPRKATYCSCLANREESGGVFHRIDQDLRVESGGIGKQESRPQKLRKTGGFLERHPIDEGHGKAYLPGKKKKKTVLSSPSKNKLHKLPAPVKSSRLPPGRLMKAATRILEPGLQTGGRAKVAITYKDSSNFDAEGIDIVTTLKDSNESFSDSVSESSLTCRRLDDRFRFQPGDEETPRQRIGSSSFDIGNPSCSHAEIALGSFSSFALHGEQCNGFEMLKPVQSKIVMQNNVEELGQKNNQCACKTKLDRSSNRLRRNQLRQNQASGKNAISRDKVAFGTKVSSSKHGGRDANKLSSAKGSAFVVRNASKDSCSKLAYEQNSNRRELDTNTKKNMSHKRTISTFCGEHVETRRTTSTKQNTGINLSDRKGVEQNSNRSVSKRCIKSNSNYQSGDVSGFKSSDIFCFTLNSPIMHTLGSPSYKEKEKNRTTNGYINNIDCDSTLELDTRSNMISNRIATLRGDELRNLLEEKIKEFTSIDQDLLVRAARPFPCLEDLGTAFIAGQNEHKNTGACSEKIVTSSCSDSSCFPTQTQDNVKISPASVLDLESSQLSPISILEATFSNESCSIGSLYASSGGKLQFGLVESCNTPQSTDTENELLDSATSVDLRSIVDKIHLLNCITSTADDIHCDVGFSNAKLCESRHFASNAQLLFENFTSNGPEVGSLDISLESSLLDLLQAICDTLQIPTVDPCYNGLKGTDQLRELLFDCMIECLDSNYSCSSKSGFMTYLKIPFHLTREKLLEELDRQIREWMDLAGNFLDDLIKNGMKSSTEKWTVCKMEVFETGMDLESSILQTLVEETVTDFCWQMLNIRSCN from the exons ATGAGTCTCGCCATCGCGGAGAGGAAGGCACAACAGAGGCAGCCGGGTGGGTTCGTCGGCGTCTTCTTCCACCTTTTGGAGTGGAACCGACGGCTCGCAAAGAGGAAGCTTTTTTCTCGGAGGAAGCTCCTCCCTCCAG TTCGGGCAGTGAAAGCGGCGAAGGCGTTCGCCGCCGATGAGAAGATGCCATTGGCGAAATTGCTGCTG atcgatgatgagaaCCACTACCAGGGTGATTTTCCCAGCACGAAAAAGCTCGACGATCTGGGACGTGGGATGCGGGCTCCTGGGCTGGTGGCCAGGTTGATGGGTCTCGAATCCATGCCTGTTGTCGCGCATGAAAGGCCACGAAAGGCTACATACTGCAGCTGCCTTGCCAACAGGGAGGAAAGTGGTGGGGTGTTTCACCGAATCGATCAGGATCTGCGTGTGGAATCTGGTGGGATTGGGAAACAGGAGAGCAGACCGCAGAAGTTGAGGAAGACTGGAGGGTTCTTGGAGAGACATCCCATTGATGAAGGCCACGGGAAAGCTTATCTtccggggaagaagaagaagaagacggtgCTCTCTTCCCCCTCAAAGAATAAGCTTCACAAGCTACCTGCCCCTGTGAAAAGCTCGCGGTTACCACCGGGCAGGTTAATGAAGGCTGCTACTAGAATTCTGGAGCCTGGTTTGCAGACTGGAGGCCGGGCTAAAGTGGCAATAACCTACAAGGATTCTTCAAACTTTGACGCAGAAGGCATTGATATCGTCACGACCTTGAAGGACTCTAATGAATCATTCTCTGATTCTGTTTCTGAATCTAGCTTGACCTGTAGGAGATTAGATGACAGATTCCGATTCCAACCAGGTGATGAAGAAACTCCGAGACAAAGGATTGGTTCATCTTCTTTTGATATTGGTAATCCTTCTTGCTCTCATGCTGAAATTGCATTAGGTAGTTTTAGTTCGTTTGCCTTGCATGGTGAACAGTGTAATGGCTTTGAGATGCTTAAACCCGTTCAATCTAAGATCGTCATGCAAAACAACGTGGAGGAGCTTGGTCAGAAGAATAACCAATGTGCATGCAAGACTAAGCTTGATAGGTCATCGAATAGGCTTAGGAGGAATCAACTTAGGCAGAATCAAGCCAGTGGAAAAAATGCTATTTCAAGAGACAAAGTAGCATTTGGAACCAAGGTTAGTTCAAGTAAGCATGGTGGAAGAGATGCAAATAAGCTCAGTAGTGCAAAAGGTTCTGCTTTTGTGGTTAGAAACGCAAGCAAAGACAGTTGTTCAAAGTTGGCTTATGAACAAAATAGCAATAGAAGAGAATTAGATACTAACACTAAGAAGAACATGTCGCATAAGAGAACAATAAGTACTTTCTGTGGAGAACATGTTGAAACCAGACGCACCACTTCTACCAAGCAAAATACTGGAATCAATTTAAGTGATAGAAAGGGGGTTGAACAAAACAGTAACAGGTCTGTCAGCAAAAGATGTATCAAAAGCAATTCAAATTACCAAAGTGGTGATGTATCTGGTTTCAAGAGCAGTGATATTTTTTGTTTCACATTGAATTCACCGATTATGCATACACTTGGATCACCTTCTTACAAGGAAAAGGAGAAGAACAGGACTACAAATGGGTACATAAACAACATTGATTGTGATTCAACCTTGGAGTTGGATACGCGGAGTAACATGATATCTAACAGAATAGCTACATTGAGAGGGGATGAATTAAGGAATCTGCTTGAAGAAAAAATTAAGGAATTTACTTCCATTGATCAGGACTTACTAGTTAGAGCTGCAAGGCCTTTTCCTTGTCTAGAGGATCTAGGAACTGCCTTCATAGCTGGACAGAATGAACATAAAAATACTGGTGCCTGCTCCGAGAAAATTGTCACCTCTTCCTGCTCAGACTCATCTTGTTTTCCTACGCAAACACAG GACAATGTCAAAATCAGCCCTGCATCAGTTCTTGATTTGGAGAGTAGTCAGCTTAGCCCAATATCCATTCTAGAGGCTACATTTTCCAATGAGAGTTGCTCAATTGGGAGCCTTTATGCCAGTTCAG GTGGAAAGCTGCAGTTTGGTTTGGTGGAAAGTTGCAACACACCACAGTCAACTGACACAGAGAATGAACTTTTGGATTCAGCAACTTCAGTTGATCTCAGGTCTATTGTGGACAAAATCCATCTTCTGAATTGCATAACTTCAACTGCTGATGATATTCATTGTGATGTTGGATTTTCAAACGCTAAACTTTGTGAATCCAGGCATTTCGCTTCAAATGCACAACTGTTGTTTGAAAATTTCACCTCGAATGGGCCAGAAGTTGGTTCTTTAGACATTTCTCTAGAATCATCTCTTTTAGACTTGCTACAAGCTATTTGCGACACACTTCAGATACCAACCGTTGATCCCTGTTATAATGGGTTAAAAGGAACAGATCAACTAAGAGAGTTGCTATTTGATTGCATGATCGAATGCCTGGATTCAAACTATAGCTGTTCAAGCAAGTCTGGTTTCATGACATATCTTAAGATACCTTTCCATTTAACCCGAGAAAAATTGTTGGAAGAACTTGACAGGCAAATAAGAGAATGGATGGATTTGGCAGGCAACTTTTTGGATGATTTGATCAAGAATGGAATGAAAAGCTCAACTGAAAAGTGGACAGTATGTAAGATGGAAGTGTTTGAGACCGGCATGGATCTAGAGAGCAGCATTCTTCAGACTTTGGTGGAAGAAACTGTGACCGATTTCTGCTGGCAGATGTTGAACATCAGAAGTTGCAACTGA
- the LOC122021040 gene encoding uncharacterized protein LOC122021040 isoform X2: protein MSLAIAERKAQQRQPGGFVGVFFHLLEWNRRLAKRKLFSRRKLLPPVRAVKAAKAFAADEKMPLAKLLLIDDENHYQGDFPSTKKLDDLGRGMRAPGLVARLMGLESMPVVAHERPRKATYCSCLANREESGGVFHRIDQDLRVESGGIGKQESRPQKLRKTGGFLERHPIDEGHGKAYLPGKKKKKTVLSSPSKNKLHKLPAPVKSSRLPPGRLMKAATRILEPGLQTGGRAKVAITYKDSSNFDAEGIDIVTTLKDSNESFSDSVSESSLTCRRLDDRFRFQPGDEETPRQRIGSSSFDIGNPSCSHAEIALGSFSSFALHGEQCNGFEMLKPVQSKIVMQNNVEELGQKNNQCACKTKLDRSSNRLRRNQLRQNQASGKNAISRDKVAFGTKVSSSKHGGRDANKLSSAKGSAFVVRNASKDSCSKLAYEQNSNRRELDTNTKKNMSHKRTISTFCGEHVETRRTTSTKQNTGINLSDRKGVEQNSNRSVSKRCIKSNSNYQSGDVSGFKSSDIFCFTLNSPIMHTLGSPSYKEKEKNRTTNGYINNIDCDSTLELDTRSNMISNRIATLRGDELRNLLEEKIKEFTSIDQDLLVRAARPFPCLEDLGTAFIAGQNEHKNTGACSEKIVTSSCSDSSCFPTQTQDNVKISPASVLDLESSQLSPISILEATFSNESCSIGSLYASSGGKLQFGLVESCNTPQSTDTENELLDSATSVDLRHFASNAQLLFENFTSNGPEVGSLDISLESSLLDLLQAICDTLQIPTVDPCYNGLKGTDQLRELLFDCMIECLDSNYSCSSKSGFMTYLKIPFHLTREKLLEELDRQIREWMDLAGNFLDDLIKNGMKSSTEKWTVCKMEVFETGMDLESSILQTLVEETVTDFCWQMLNIRSCN, encoded by the exons ATGAGTCTCGCCATCGCGGAGAGGAAGGCACAACAGAGGCAGCCGGGTGGGTTCGTCGGCGTCTTCTTCCACCTTTTGGAGTGGAACCGACGGCTCGCAAAGAGGAAGCTTTTTTCTCGGAGGAAGCTCCTCCCTCCAG TTCGGGCAGTGAAAGCGGCGAAGGCGTTCGCCGCCGATGAGAAGATGCCATTGGCGAAATTGCTGCTG atcgatgatgagaaCCACTACCAGGGTGATTTTCCCAGCACGAAAAAGCTCGACGATCTGGGACGTGGGATGCGGGCTCCTGGGCTGGTGGCCAGGTTGATGGGTCTCGAATCCATGCCTGTTGTCGCGCATGAAAGGCCACGAAAGGCTACATACTGCAGCTGCCTTGCCAACAGGGAGGAAAGTGGTGGGGTGTTTCACCGAATCGATCAGGATCTGCGTGTGGAATCTGGTGGGATTGGGAAACAGGAGAGCAGACCGCAGAAGTTGAGGAAGACTGGAGGGTTCTTGGAGAGACATCCCATTGATGAAGGCCACGGGAAAGCTTATCTtccggggaagaagaagaagaagacggtgCTCTCTTCCCCCTCAAAGAATAAGCTTCACAAGCTACCTGCCCCTGTGAAAAGCTCGCGGTTACCACCGGGCAGGTTAATGAAGGCTGCTACTAGAATTCTGGAGCCTGGTTTGCAGACTGGAGGCCGGGCTAAAGTGGCAATAACCTACAAGGATTCTTCAAACTTTGACGCAGAAGGCATTGATATCGTCACGACCTTGAAGGACTCTAATGAATCATTCTCTGATTCTGTTTCTGAATCTAGCTTGACCTGTAGGAGATTAGATGACAGATTCCGATTCCAACCAGGTGATGAAGAAACTCCGAGACAAAGGATTGGTTCATCTTCTTTTGATATTGGTAATCCTTCTTGCTCTCATGCTGAAATTGCATTAGGTAGTTTTAGTTCGTTTGCCTTGCATGGTGAACAGTGTAATGGCTTTGAGATGCTTAAACCCGTTCAATCTAAGATCGTCATGCAAAACAACGTGGAGGAGCTTGGTCAGAAGAATAACCAATGTGCATGCAAGACTAAGCTTGATAGGTCATCGAATAGGCTTAGGAGGAATCAACTTAGGCAGAATCAAGCCAGTGGAAAAAATGCTATTTCAAGAGACAAAGTAGCATTTGGAACCAAGGTTAGTTCAAGTAAGCATGGTGGAAGAGATGCAAATAAGCTCAGTAGTGCAAAAGGTTCTGCTTTTGTGGTTAGAAACGCAAGCAAAGACAGTTGTTCAAAGTTGGCTTATGAACAAAATAGCAATAGAAGAGAATTAGATACTAACACTAAGAAGAACATGTCGCATAAGAGAACAATAAGTACTTTCTGTGGAGAACATGTTGAAACCAGACGCACCACTTCTACCAAGCAAAATACTGGAATCAATTTAAGTGATAGAAAGGGGGTTGAACAAAACAGTAACAGGTCTGTCAGCAAAAGATGTATCAAAAGCAATTCAAATTACCAAAGTGGTGATGTATCTGGTTTCAAGAGCAGTGATATTTTTTGTTTCACATTGAATTCACCGATTATGCATACACTTGGATCACCTTCTTACAAGGAAAAGGAGAAGAACAGGACTACAAATGGGTACATAAACAACATTGATTGTGATTCAACCTTGGAGTTGGATACGCGGAGTAACATGATATCTAACAGAATAGCTACATTGAGAGGGGATGAATTAAGGAATCTGCTTGAAGAAAAAATTAAGGAATTTACTTCCATTGATCAGGACTTACTAGTTAGAGCTGCAAGGCCTTTTCCTTGTCTAGAGGATCTAGGAACTGCCTTCATAGCTGGACAGAATGAACATAAAAATACTGGTGCCTGCTCCGAGAAAATTGTCACCTCTTCCTGCTCAGACTCATCTTGTTTTCCTACGCAAACACAG GACAATGTCAAAATCAGCCCTGCATCAGTTCTTGATTTGGAGAGTAGTCAGCTTAGCCCAATATCCATTCTAGAGGCTACATTTTCCAATGAGAGTTGCTCAATTGGGAGCCTTTATGCCAGTTCAG GTGGAAAGCTGCAGTTTGGTTTGGTGGAAAGTTGCAACACACCACAGTCAACTGACACAGAGAATGAACTTTTGGATTCAGCAACTTCAGTTGATCTCAG GCATTTCGCTTCAAATGCACAACTGTTGTTTGAAAATTTCACCTCGAATGGGCCAGAAGTTGGTTCTTTAGACATTTCTCTAGAATCATCTCTTTTAGACTTGCTACAAGCTATTTGCGACACACTTCAGATACCAACCGTTGATCCCTGTTATAATGGGTTAAAAGGAACAGATCAACTAAGAGAGTTGCTATTTGATTGCATGATCGAATGCCTGGATTCAAACTATAGCTGTTCAAGCAAGTCTGGTTTCATGACATATCTTAAGATACCTTTCCATTTAACCCGAGAAAAATTGTTGGAAGAACTTGACAGGCAAATAAGAGAATGGATGGATTTGGCAGGCAACTTTTTGGATGATTTGATCAAGAATGGAATGAAAAGCTCAACTGAAAAGTGGACAGTATGTAAGATGGAAGTGTTTGAGACCGGCATGGATCTAGAGAGCAGCATTCTTCAGACTTTGGTGGAAGAAACTGTGACCGATTTCTGCTGGCAGATGTTGAACATCAGAAGTTGCAACTGA